The Candidatus Palauibacter soopunensis region GGGCCGCGGAGGTCGGCATCAGCTCGAGGACGATGGAGAAGACGCCGGCCTCCTCGAGGGCGACGGCGTCCTCCACCAGCCGGGCCGCCGCCTCTTCATCCTTCCCCTGAATCCGGTGTCCCCCGAGCGCGTGGACGGACTGCGGCGTGAACCCGAGGTGGCCCATCACGGGAATCCCCGCCCGCACAATCGCCCGCACCGCGTCGACCACCTCGAACCCACCCTCGAGCTTTACGGCGCCGGCTCCGGTGTGCTTGAGGATGTTCCCCGCGTTTCGCACGGCCTCCGTGGGCGAGACCTGGTAGCTCAGGAAGGGCATGTCGACGACGACGAAGGCGCGCGACGCTCCCCGCGCCACGATCCGGCCGTGGTACGTCATCTGCTCCACCGTGGCGGAGAGCGTCGTCTCCTCTCCGCACAGGACGCTCGCCAGCGAGTCGCCGACGAGAATCAGGTCCACGCCGGCCGCGTCCACGAGCGATGCGAAGAGCGCGTCGTAGGCCGTGATGGCGACGATCTTCTCGCCGCGCGCCTTCATCGCCACGAGATCGAACGTCGTCCGCTTCCGTGCTTCGGAGCCTCCGCCCGGCACGCT contains the following coding sequences:
- the panB gene encoding 3-methyl-2-oxobutanoate hydroxymethyltransferase; protein product: MTRTMSVPGGGSEARKRTTFDLVAMKARGEKIVAITAYDALFASLVDAAGVDLILVGDSLASVLCGEETTLSATVEQMTYHGRIVARGASRAFVVVDMPFLSYQVSPTEAVRNAGNILKHTGAGAVKLEGGFEVVDAVRAIVRAGIPVMGHLGFTPQSVHALGGHRIQGKDEEAAARLVEDAVALEEAGVFSIVLELMPTSAARQVTEAVSVPTIGIGAGPDCDGQVLVLHDMLGLNEGFRARFLKRYAELGKATREAVARYAEEVRAGSYPAEEHGYDPAGDGG